A DNA window from Methylobacterium sp. NMS14P contains the following coding sequences:
- a CDS encoding MgtC/SapB family protein — translation MVARLALAALFGSVVGLERERLLWAAGLRTHMLVCVGSCLIMLVSAFGFADVLGAEHVVLDPSRIAAQVVSGIGFLGAGTILLRGEVVKGLTTAASLWGVAAIGLAIGSGLYVPALAATALIVGILAGVKPFEERWRDRMRAQTLRLTARRGTMSIDTLQAATGERASRVRTFTVHPGPDPDHDEVTVTFVRLSRTSFETIAAKLRAMPDVTSVDVAES, via the coding sequence ATGGTGGCCCGGCTGGCGCTGGCGGCCCTGTTCGGCAGCGTGGTCGGCCTCGAACGCGAGCGCCTGCTCTGGGCGGCCGGCCTGCGGACCCACATGCTGGTCTGCGTCGGCTCCTGCCTGATCATGCTGGTCTCGGCCTTCGGCTTCGCGGACGTGCTGGGCGCCGAGCACGTCGTCCTCGACCCGTCCCGGATCGCCGCGCAGGTGGTCTCCGGCATCGGCTTCCTCGGCGCGGGGACGATCCTGCTGCGGGGCGAGGTGGTGAAGGGGCTCACCACGGCCGCGAGCCTGTGGGGCGTGGCGGCGATCGGGCTGGCGATCGGCAGCGGCCTCTACGTTCCGGCCCTGGCCGCGACGGCGCTCATCGTCGGCATCCTGGCCGGCGTGAAGCCCTTCGAGGAGCGCTGGCGCGACCGGATGCGCGCCCAGACGCTGCGGCTGACCGCCCGTCGGGGCACCATGTCGATCGATACCCTCCAGGCGGCGACCGGCGAGCGCGCCTCGCGCGTCCGGACCTTCACGGTCCATCCGGGGCCCGACCCCGACCACGACGAGGTCACCGTCACCTTCGTGCGCCTGTCGCGGACGAGTTTCGAGACGATCGCGGCGAAGCTGCGGGCGATGCCGGACGTCACCTCCGTCGACGTGGCGGAGAGCTGA